From Thermostichus vulcanus str. 'Rupite':
TTCTGTTTCTATCACGTAGGACTTTGTAGACTTCATCTGCAACAGCAGAGATGCCAACGAGTTCGGTAAGATCCCGTTGATTGGGGTCAAAGTCAATAACTAAAGCTTTCCAACCTTGAATAGTCAGGGTAGCCGCTAAGTTGATCACTAAAGTTGTTTTTCCTACACCACCTCTGTTGTTGTAAACTGAGATTGTTAGACTTCGCTCAGGATGATCTATTTTTTGCTTCATTTTCTGCACTATCTCATCTACATTCTCAGAGCTAATGGGTGTGCAGGTAGTAGCTGGGAAGATAGCTCGACCATGCTTGCGAAAGAGCTGGATATGATTAGCATTGGTGAGGATCCCCCACCGAGCTGAATGAATACATTTTGGAGCTAGCAGATAGGTCTCCAGTTGCTGTCGGGTTTCGATGTAGCTCTTACTGCCCGGACTGAGATCACAGTTTCTTCCCTTTAGCTCTACGAGTACGGTTGGATTTTTTTTGGTTTGGAGAAAAATGTCATCGGTTGAGGTGTTCTTCCGCAGAGCATAGTCAACAGCGCTCCCACCGAGAGATTGTACCTTAAATTGAGGGACAGTTTCTCCCTGTTGAAAGCCCAGCGCCTCGAATAGCTTTGGAGAAAAGATGTTGCTAACAATGGATTCTGATGCATCTTCGGGGAGAACACGGAGGGCCTGCTGGAGGGGGTTGGAAGTTTCCATAGTTAAGACTGCCAATGAGGAGCAGGTAGTGTAAGACACGTTTACTGCGTCTGGTAAAACATTTTACCGCTAAATTGTGAAGGGGCTTTTAATCTTTTAATAAAGGAGCAATGTTTTTCAGGAAATCAGCCTTGTGACCATTGCCTCAGGTGAAGGTTCCTTGCAGGACTAGATGGACAGAACCATAACGCGGCTATCCCCGTCTTCAGCGAAGCAAGGCGGGGCAGGATAGCAGGCAGGCTGAAGGGTTCAATGCCCTGAAGACTGCCAACTAACCTCGAGTATGAAACTGAATGGGTAGTGCTAAACAAGTAATGACGCATTGTAATGATAGATGAAATACCAGAGCGCACCGATGGGATTCTCCAGAGATTTTGCGAAGGACAAGGTTGTTCGGACGAGTCGAGACACCCGTTGCCTCAAAGTATTGTTGAATCGCTCGCTGTAACTGGTTTTGCCGGTTTCCTTGCCAACGTCTCAATGACGCTTGCTCGCTAGCACCGCCCCGTAGGCTGCCCAAAAATCCGTGTAAGCAATGGCCCATTGACGATAAACCGGAGGCAATGAGTCCCACACTTGCACGGGTGTCCGCATCAAGCGCCAACCAAACCCACTGCTTATTGCCCTTGTTGTCCACAAATGACCATAACTCATCACATTGAATCGTTAATCTCCCCTTTTTTTGGGTGTCACCTGCACTTGCCGGGGCACCTGGGCAGATTTCTTGTTGACGTAGGTTTGGAGCCATTGCTCAGAGACCTGGGTAGCACGGGCAATGCCCGCTCGAGAAATCTGTTCTAAAAGCAAGCGGTCCATCAGTTCACGAGTGGCTTGGTCAATTTTATTGGGTTTTCAATGAACTGTCGTCCGCATTCGTGGCATTTGAACCGTTGTTTTCCATTGTGAATGTGACCATCCTTGACCGTGTGGGAAGATGCACAGCTAGGACAGACAGGCATGGGAGCAGGACACCGTGAAACTCTACTTCTCCATCGTTACATCTTGAGTACTACCCCCGGAGATGGGGATAAAGTAGACCTGTCGGGTTAGGTCAAGTGTATGCCGTTTCTCATGACGCTACTAGTAGTGCTGGCATTGCCGTTTGCCACTGGCTCTGCCCAAGCCCAAACCTCCTCTTGCCCCTATGCCAACTTGCGTTTTGAGTCCGTTCTGGCGGTGGATGCCAACCGAATCTGTGAAGCGGCTGCCCCCTGGTCAGAAAAAGGCTTTCGGGTGCTGGTTTATCTAACGGATGCACGGGATCCCACGGAAAATGCTTGGTTCGAGCGGATTGACCGCGTGGAAGCCGAAGCCGGGCTACGGGATCTTTCTCAAGCGGATTTTTATGATCGCAACGGGTTAACCCTGGCCGCTAGCACCGATACCACCCTGCCTTGGGGCTTCAACATCACCTACGGCGAAACCCTCTACGGCACCCGTCTCGACACCTCCGACCGCGAGTACGAACGCATCCGAACCAATGTGCGCTATCTGCTCCGCCAGGGGGATCCCTCACAAGCCCTCGTGACCGGACTGACGGAGAGCTATGCCCTGGCCTATCCGCCGCCCACTTCCCGCTGGCTGTTGGAAAGTTTGGGGATAGGCGGCGGGGCTGCAATCGGCAGCGTGATCTATCTGTCCAGACAGCGCCGCCGCAAACAACTCCAAAACCAAATCCAGGCCCTGCAAGCCTCTGTCGCAACCCTGCTCCTGGCCTTAGAGCACCTGTTGCCCAGCGAAAAAGCGGAAGAGATGATCTTGTATCGCCTCTACCTAGGGCTGGGGGGGGATCGCTACCCCCATCTGAGATCCCAAATTTTGAATACCCTGCAAAAGTGCCGTCGCTCCCTCACCCAAGCCTTTTTGGTGCAAGGACAACTGTCCGACCAAACTGCTACAACCCTCCCCGAACTGGAGCAACAGGTAGAAGCCTGGGAACGCCTTTACGTCAGCCTGGTGGGTAGCCGTGAGCATCTCCTCAACCTCACCGAAGAGCAACTGCAAACCCTCCTCAACCCCGTGCAATTTTTGCCCTCCGACCAGCGCCAGGGATCCCTCAGCCATCAACTGGAAGACCTGCGCCAACAGCTAGAGGGCCGCCCCTTAAAAGTGACGCTGCTGCGGGTGGATCCCAAGCAGCTGGATACCGATGGGATTTTGGGCCTGATTGACCAAATTCACCAGGATCTCAACCGGTTACAAACTGCCCCTACCCGCTTGCCTGCTCAACTGGCCACCCTAGGAAACCTGCTGCGCCGGCCTCCGGCGAGAATCCCGGTGCAGCAACTGGCTGGCCTACTCCGCCAAGCTCAGGCCTTGCGGCAAAACGGCCTGGATCTGGATGGATTGGAGTTGGTAGAAGCCGGGATCCGTTGCGTGGAAGTGTTGGCGCAAATTCAAACTTGGCGGGAACAGGGCTACCGCTTCCCCAAGCTAGCAACGGAATTGGCCCAACTCCAGGCGGCTCTGGGATCCCTGCTGCAAGTGAACCCCGGTCAACTGGCCAGCGCCATCCCCAGCCTGCAAAAGGCCATCGATGCCCTCGACAACCACAGTCGTGCTCACGTTCAACAGCACCAGAAAAACCAAGCCGAGCTCAGCCAAATTCAAACCCAACTGCAAACCCTCAGCTGCCAACGGCTGCCTGACTTGGAGCGCCGCATCGCCAAAGCTTCCAGAGGGTGGAGGATGTCGGGGATTCGCTTTCCCCTCCTTGATGAGGATCTCAACGCCGCCAAACAGCTTCTCTTTTATGTGGAACAGGAAGGGATCCCAGCCATCCAACGCTGGAACAGCCTGTCCGATCACGCCAGCGGAACGGAGTCCTCACAACAATTTGAGCGGGCAGAGCAGGAAATCAATCGAGTCAAGGCATCCCTACAGCGCTGCCAGGAAACCCTTGATCGCATCGAAAAGTACCTGCGACAAATCGAACAAGAAAGTTACGACTACGACCGCAGCAGCGATACCGTGGTGGTGGTCAAGTCGGAAAAGTCTACCTGGCGAACCCCTTCCAAGAGTTTGGATAAGTACTCCTCCAGCAGCCCGTATTGGCAAGATTCACCTAAACCCAATCCTAGAGCTTCTAAAAGTTCGGGTATGCACTCCTCCAGCAGCCCGCATTGGCAAGATTCACCTAAACCCAATCCTGGAGCTTCCAAAAGTTCGGATATGCACTCCTCCAGCAGCTCTTCTTGGCAGGACAATTCTTCCCGCGACTCCTCTGGGGGATCCTCCCGCCGCCGGTAAACGACTTTTCCACCGTGGCCAAAGCCGGCAGGGTGGGGAATAATACCTGACGATGGGTTCCCACAAGGTTGTCTATAGGGTTGTCCTCCAAGTATGAGTGACCGTAGAGGTTGTCAACTCGTAGTTAGAATACAAACCACTAACCTTTGAATCGAAACATATTAATTAACCCTAGCAATTCTAAGAACCACACTCCGGGATCCCGGCTAGGGAAACTAGGGGGGGGCGGGAGTGGCGGGGTCAGCAGGAATGCGCAGCTCAACCGTCGTATCCAGGCGAGAACGAGGGGGTGGGGCTTCTCCGTCTGCCGGTTCTAGGTACTGGGCGAGGGGGTGATTGTCCTGCCAACGGGATCCCACTTCCTGAGCCATCTGGGTCACCTGAATTTGATAGAGCTGCGCCAGTTCTGCGGCATTGAGATTGCTACGCTCCACTTGATCGCGACTGGCCTCCGCCAGGACTTGCACCACCAAGTTGCCCTGCTCATCAAACCGCCACAACTCCAGGCGGCTACGGGAGCGCAGGCTTAACTCCGTCGGCGAAGCGGGGCGGGTGAGGACATCGACTCGGGCAATCACAATCGCTTCTAAACCCAGGTAATCGAAAAATTGGGCGACCGCTTCCGGTTTGCGGCGATCCCACTCAAACAGCTCGTAGATCGGCCAACCCACCTTGCGCAGGATGGGCTGAATGCGGCGATTGTCCAGTGGGACGACCGTTTCGCCATCCGGGATCAGTCCCAGACGTACCACCTCCAGGGTCAATCGTTGTCCCAAAAGCTGGGTTTGCTCCAGCCCCCCCACCCCCAAAATACCGAGGCGACGACGCGGCTGGGGTCGGATCGGCACCTGTAGCACCACATCCACTGGTGTGGTCAGGCCCGCTTGCAACACAATCTCTTGCTGGGCCGATTCGTAATCCGGATGCCACACCGTTAGCAGCCGTCGTCCCGGTTGGGCTTGGTTGAGTTCAAAAGCACCCCGTTCATCGGTTTGAATCGGTTCATTGGGGTTCTCAGTTCCCTCCAGTTGTACTTGTGCGCCGACCACGGGTTGTCCCACACTGTTGCTCACCTGCCCCACCACCCGGGCGGATCCCTGGGGGTTACTTTGGGAACCATTCCCGTTCGCCGGAGGAAAGGGCGGGTTTTGAAAGGGAAACAGAGGCGTCAAGCGAGGAATAGGGGTAGCGGGAGCTTGTGCCCATGCTCCAGAAGACAAAGCCAGCCAACTCCAAAGGGAAAGGATCCCCGATCTAAAAGCTCTGTGGGTCTTGAGCATTCGCATTCTCTGCGGGGTGAGGGGGAAGAAAACACACATGGGCAACCGTATCGGTTAAGTCGAAAACACATCCGGCATAAAGCCCTGCTGCAGGGATCATGACCCAGAAAAGGGGTTATTGGATTGCCATTGATCGACGAAGACGGGCACCATGTTCCGCACCTGCAACCGAAACAGGCCCGCCGCTGCATCTTCAAACATCGGATCCCCACCCACATCATCCCGTCCGTAGGCTTCGTAGTAGCGAGCCCGATCTCCGGGCCGATCCCGCTGTAGATCCACCACCACCACCAATCCGCGGCTGCGCAACTGGTTGGGAGTAAAGTTGGGGATCTCCACCGGTACCATCGGGGCGACGAAGCGCAAGGCCGTATTCAATAGAGAACTCCCCTGGCGGCTGTAATCGCGTGAGATTTGCATCTGGGTCAAGAGGATGTAGCGCAATCCCAAGGCATCGCCAATCACCTTCAGTTTGGCCAGATCAGGTGTGTACCGTTCATCCCGATCCAACAAGGTGAGGCCACGGGTGAGGGGCAAAAGCGGTTCAAATTGCGGATCCGGCCCCAAAGGCCCATTCAAAAGCATCACCTGCCGATGGGGCTGTAATTCCCTCAGGGCAGTGCTGAGATGACGGGCCAACTCATCCGAATAGACCGGTTCATCCGGCAGCAGGCCAATGCCCTCCGGCTTGCGCACGGGATCCCCTGGCGGCAGTCGAATGTCTTGGGTGGCCACAAAGCCCGCCCGCACCTCCACTTGGGTGCTGGTGACCGGAAAACCCGGAACCTCCACATCCACCAGGTACAGTCCCGCCGGCAATTCCGGGAGCACATAAGTGCCATCGGCAGCAATGCGAACCTGCTGTTGGGGCTGGGTGGCAGTGGCATTTAGGGTCAAAACCCCCGTCTGGACGGGCTGACCGGCAATATCCAGCACTCGCCCCGTCACTACACCCCGATTGGCCGTGGCCGCTCCGTCCAAGGATCCGCCATTGTTGGCCACTGCTGCCCGGGCTTGACCTTGAATATCCTCCAGCCAGCGCAAAGCCGGGATCCCTGCCGAGACGACCAGCAGATCCCGCGTTCCCAACACCGCCAGTCCCGTCGGTTGTCCTTCTAGGCGTAACGAGGCTTCCAACCGTCCCGTCTCCAAGTTCACCACCTGCAAACGGTCGCTATCCCGAGAGGTGACATAGGCCCAACGGCCATCGGGAGATAGCGCCAGCCGAGTCGGTCGCCAGTCGAGGCCAATGCGCTGCAGGGCTTCGCCCCCTTGATTGAGATCCAGCACTGTCAGATCTTGACTACCGGAGTTGAGCACCACCAAGCGCCGCTGTTCCGCATCCAGCGCCACCATCTCTGGGGTATCCCCGCCGCGCCACCGCGCCAACAGCTCGCCAT
This genomic window contains:
- a CDS encoding carboxypeptidase regulatory-like domain-containing protein, which translates into the protein MRWQWLVVVSGVLGLGSPVLGQAISAPVSGSPSSLEESAADKKGWAAETDLLLPLSSSADRIDGVTEQGWIAVGLLEDQAVTLLDLASGDPLWRVSVGFAPSIVRVDEARQLLYASGPNAPGLVAIDLLTGELIQAYGLAAGVLDIALDPATGRVFASMPSAQSLAVIQPDQPQARTLPMPGPPLALVYDPERGSLFVGLAGEDPLSLVVVNPDNGELLARWRGGDTPEMVALDAEQRRLVVLNSGSQDLTVLDLNQGGEALQRIGLDWRPTRLALSPDGRWAYVTSRDSDRLQVVNLETGRLEASLRLEGQPTGLAVLGTRDLLVVSAGIPALRWLEDIQGQARAAVANNGGSLDGAATANRGVVTGRVLDIAGQPVQTGVLTLNATATQPQQQVRIAADGTYVLPELPAGLYLVDVEVPGFPVTSTQVEVRAGFVATQDIRLPPGDPVRKPEGIGLLPDEPVYSDELARHLSTALRELQPHRQVMLLNGPLGPDPQFEPLLPLTRGLTLLDRDERYTPDLAKLKVIGDALGLRYILLTQMQISRDYSRQGSSLLNTALRFVAPMVPVEIPNFTPNQLRSRGLVVVVDLQRDRPGDRARYYEAYGRDDVGGDPMFEDAAAGLFRLQVRNMVPVFVDQWQSNNPFSGS
- a CDS encoding carboxypeptidase-like regulatory domain-containing protein; this translates as MSSGAWAQAPATPIPRLTPLFPFQNPPFPPANGNGSQSNPQGSARVVGQVSNSVGQPVVGAQVQLEGTENPNEPIQTDERGAFELNQAQPGRRLLTVWHPDYESAQQEIVLQAGLTTPVDVVLQVPIRPQPRRRLGILGVGGLEQTQLLGQRLTLEVVRLGLIPDGETVVPLDNRRIQPILRKVGWPIYELFEWDRRKPEAVAQFFDYLGLEAIVIARVDVLTRPASPTELSLRSRSRLELWRFDEQGNLVVQVLAEASRDQVERSNLNAAELAQLYQIQVTQMAQEVGSRWQDNHPLAQYLEPADGEAPPPRSRLDTTVELRIPADPATPAPP
- a CDS encoding AAA family ATPase, giving the protein METSNPLQQALRVLPEDASESIVSNIFSPKLFEALGFQQGETVPQFKVQSLGGSAVDYALRKNTSTDDIFLQTKKNPTVLVELKGRNCDLSPGSKSYIETRQQLETYLLAPKCIHSARWGILTNANHIQLFRKHGRAIFPATTCTPISSENVDEIVQKMKQKIDHPERSLTISVYNNRGGVGKTTLVINLAATLTIQGWKALVIDFDPNQRDLTELVGISAVADEVYKVLRDRNR